The following proteins come from a genomic window of Oricola thermophila:
- a CDS encoding glycosyltransferase translates to MNPMTSTLLEGAAPGLILAALLLMILPWIDRNSHWRILPIAIAQIFTIRYVYWRATETIPSMDNLTDFAAGWLFFAIELSALGASFLSYITLTRTRNRSPEVDANLPWLQAKEHMPLVDVFICTYNEGREILERTMIGAKAMEYPNYRVWVLDDGRRDWLRELAADYDCNYLARADNAHAKAGNINNALTHVRGLDEPPDFISILDADFVTTPVFLTRALTLFHEDDVGIVQTPQHFMNPDPIQANLRTSDAWPDEQRYFFDVLMPAKDAWGTAFCCGTSSVIRMDALDTIGFFPTDSVTEDYLLTLRMQRNGYRTVFLNEPLSFGLAPEGLQEYITQRSRWCLGFFQIVRGVDGPFRFGNGLRRIDRVALIETMLFWFGANLFRVAGLVVPILYLLLGIQAVAIDTTEGIANFLPFYFAHMAVMGWLSNRRVLPIMTDLSQLLAVREILTAAFVGILWPKGRKFKVTAKGGDRSKTVVQWRMLTMFSTLLVLTVLGIAVTFGGNKAVPDSSAVALYWSWYNILILIAAIAVCIEKPRQRRDDRMLGGEPVTVASGSHVATFRTADISTGGMRLLGTIQASVGDPVSIRIRSDILRGRIVRRSQEEFAIQLDETLRARATMIRLVYSGGFSAHIGEIRILTVARRLLQRLSA, encoded by the coding sequence ATGAATCCCATGACATCCACGCTGCTGGAGGGCGCTGCTCCAGGTCTCATCCTGGCCGCCCTGCTGCTGATGATACTGCCCTGGATCGACCGCAACAGCCATTGGCGCATCCTGCCGATCGCCATCGCCCAGATCTTCACGATCCGCTACGTCTACTGGCGCGCGACGGAAACGATCCCGTCGATGGACAACCTGACCGACTTCGCGGCAGGCTGGCTGTTCTTCGCCATCGAGCTGAGCGCGCTGGGCGCGTCGTTCCTCTCCTACATCACGCTGACACGCACGCGGAACCGGTCGCCGGAAGTGGATGCAAACCTGCCCTGGCTGCAGGCGAAGGAACACATGCCGCTGGTGGATGTCTTCATCTGTACCTACAACGAGGGCCGCGAGATCCTCGAGCGCACGATGATCGGCGCCAAGGCCATGGAGTATCCGAACTACCGTGTCTGGGTACTCGACGACGGCCGCCGGGACTGGCTGCGCGAGCTGGCAGCCGATTACGACTGCAACTACCTGGCCCGCGCCGACAATGCGCATGCCAAGGCAGGCAACATCAACAACGCGCTCACTCATGTGCGCGGCCTCGACGAGCCGCCGGACTTCATCTCGATCCTCGACGCGGACTTCGTCACGACGCCGGTCTTCCTGACGCGGGCTCTCACGCTGTTCCACGAGGACGATGTCGGCATCGTGCAGACGCCGCAGCATTTCATGAACCCGGACCCGATCCAGGCCAATCTGCGCACCTCGGACGCATGGCCGGACGAACAGCGCTACTTCTTCGACGTGCTGATGCCGGCGAAGGACGCCTGGGGCACGGCATTCTGCTGCGGCACCTCGTCCGTCATTCGCATGGACGCGCTCGACACGATCGGTTTCTTTCCCACCGATTCCGTGACCGAGGATTACCTGCTGACGCTGCGCATGCAGCGCAACGGCTATCGCACGGTCTTTCTCAACGAGCCCCTGTCCTTCGGCCTGGCTCCGGAAGGCCTGCAGGAATACATTACCCAGCGCAGCCGCTGGTGCCTCGGCTTTTTCCAGATCGTGCGCGGGGTCGACGGCCCGTTCCGTTTCGGCAACGGGCTGAGACGGATCGACAGGGTCGCATTGATCGAGACGATGCTGTTCTGGTTCGGCGCCAACCTGTTCCGTGTTGCCGGGCTGGTCGTACCGATACTCTATCTTCTCCTGGGCATCCAGGCAGTCGCCATCGACACCACGGAAGGCATCGCCAACTTCCTGCCGTTCTACTTCGCCCACATGGCCGTGATGGGATGGCTCTCCAACCGGCGCGTCCTGCCCATCATGACGGACCTCTCGCAATTGCTGGCCGTGCGGGAGATCCTGACCGCGGCCTTCGTCGGCATCCTTTGGCCGAAGGGTCGCAAGTTCAAGGTGACGGCAAAGGGCGGCGACCGCTCGAAAACGGTTGTCCAGTGGCGGATGCTGACCATGTTCTCCACCCTTCTGGTACTGACGGTGCTGGGGATCGCAGTAACCTTCGGCGGCAACAAGGCAGTTCCCGACTCGAGCGCCGTAGCTCTCTACTGGAGCTGGTACAACATACTCATCCTGATCGCGGCTATCGCGGTATGCATCGAAAAGCCGCGCCAGCGTCGCGACGACCGGATGCTCGGCGGTGAACCGGTGACGGTCGCCAGCGGCTCGCATGTGGCGACGTTCCGTACCGCCGACATTTCCACCGGCGGCATGCGCCTGCTGGGCACCATCCAGGCGTCAGTGGGCGATCCGGTCTCGATCCGGATCCGCTCCGATATACTGCGTGGGCGGATCGTGCGCCGTTCGCAGGAGGAATTCGCGATCCAGCTTGATGAAACCCTGCGCGCGCGTGCCACGATGATCCGCCTCGTCTACTCGGGCGGCTTCTCGGCACATATCGGGGAAATCAGGATCCTGACGGTCGCAAGGCGGCTGTTGCAAAGGCTGTCGGCCTAG
- a CDS encoding arylamine N-acetyltransferase family protein: MDMDGYFERIGLDGCAATLRGLEELQSAQMRAIAFENIDPLLGRVPDVSLAGIRDKLVAGGRGGYCFELNTLFGAALQACGFRADRVLARVRNGAPRGGQRSHLAWIVTVGGEEWLADTGFGGAGASVPLRVAARAVQEAPTGRYRFVEDDGAGELVLERETPEGWYALFGFDRVPVSDVDVEAANFLCARWERAPFPSNLMLSRHHERGRVSLLNTALRVESRGEVEKRTIASEAELRAVLLDLFSLPGAADLAPSIWRRLAELGHAAIRPR, encoded by the coding sequence GGGGCTCGAGGAACTGCAGTCGGCGCAGATGCGCGCCATCGCCTTCGAGAACATCGACCCGCTGCTCGGCCGGGTGCCGGACGTGTCGCTTGCCGGCATCCGCGACAAGCTGGTTGCCGGTGGGCGCGGCGGCTACTGTTTCGAGCTGAACACCCTGTTCGGCGCCGCGCTGCAGGCCTGCGGTTTCCGGGCGGATCGCGTGCTTGCGCGCGTCCGCAACGGCGCGCCCCGCGGCGGGCAGCGCAGTCACCTGGCATGGATCGTGACGGTCGGCGGCGAGGAATGGCTCGCCGACACCGGTTTCGGCGGCGCGGGGGCATCGGTGCCGCTGCGCGTCGCCGCCCGCGCGGTGCAGGAGGCGCCGACCGGGCGCTACCGTTTCGTGGAGGACGACGGGGCCGGCGAACTGGTGCTGGAGCGCGAGACGCCGGAAGGCTGGTACGCCCTGTTCGGTTTCGACCGCGTTCCGGTCTCCGATGTCGATGTCGAGGCCGCGAATTTTCTTTGCGCGCGGTGGGAGAGGGCGCCGTTCCCCTCCAACCTCATGCTGAGCCGCCATCACGAGCGCGGCCGCGTCAGCCTTCTCAACACCGCCCTGCGGGTGGAAAGCCGCGGCGAGGTGGAGAAGCGCACCATAGCTTCCGAGGCGGAGTTGCGCGCGGTCCTTCTCGACCTCTTCTCCCTGCCGGGCGCCGCGGACCTTGCGCCGTCGATCTGGCGCCGTCTCGCGGAGTTGGGGCATGCAGCGATCCGTCCGCGATGA
- a CDS encoding HlyD family efflux transporter periplasmic adaptor subunit yields MAKLESLLREHVDTEKERKTKDPAAPGAPPPSRLRSRLIKTGIGVVLIAVAGWMPAQRLFQVQSVEAVINAPLVTIRAPISGVVSGEIAVGDAIEPGASLVRVSNPRMDDFRLADALKELDEAREERDALAARLVSLGSLRADLSVKLDAFRVNRLRQIEAQIAEADARIAAADAVVANAGSVQERSAMLQEKGIVAQNSLGEADRDAAVAKATAAEARAARTALLVERDALAAGIYVGDSYNDQPRTAQRIDEIDEQIANSEAGVKRQESRIARAEAAVAREREAFELVSAAELASPVAGRVWEVLTAPGEQVAAGQDLFRLLNCSQAIVTAVVTEAVYNSLSTGMPARFIYREGGDAVAGKVVQLSGVATASSNFAILPSALQKESYRVTVALDTAGSANDCAVGRTGRVVFGGTGA; encoded by the coding sequence GTGGCCAAGCTTGAATCCCTGCTGCGCGAACATGTCGATACGGAAAAGGAACGCAAAACGAAGGATCCGGCAGCCCCCGGCGCGCCCCCGCCGTCGCGCCTGCGGTCGCGGCTGATCAAGACCGGCATCGGGGTCGTGCTCATAGCCGTCGCAGGCTGGATGCCGGCGCAACGCCTTTTCCAGGTCCAGAGCGTCGAGGCCGTCATTAACGCGCCTCTCGTAACGATTCGCGCGCCGATCAGTGGCGTCGTGAGCGGCGAAATCGCCGTTGGCGATGCGATCGAACCCGGAGCCAGTCTGGTACGAGTCAGCAACCCGCGCATGGACGATTTCCGCCTGGCCGATGCACTCAAGGAACTCGACGAGGCACGCGAGGAACGCGACGCGCTCGCGGCCCGGCTGGTCAGCCTTGGTTCGCTGCGCGCCGACCTGTCGGTAAAGCTCGACGCCTTCCGCGTGAACCGCCTGCGCCAGATCGAGGCGCAGATCGCCGAGGCCGACGCCCGCATCGCTGCGGCCGATGCCGTCGTGGCGAATGCAGGCAGCGTGCAGGAGCGCAGCGCGATGCTGCAGGAGAAGGGCATCGTGGCGCAGAATTCGCTCGGCGAGGCCGATCGCGATGCGGCCGTCGCCAAGGCAACGGCCGCCGAAGCCCGCGCCGCTCGCACCGCCCTGCTGGTGGAACGCGACGCGCTGGCCGCCGGCATCTATGTCGGCGACAGCTACAACGATCAACCGCGCACGGCTCAGCGGATCGACGAGATCGACGAGCAGATCGCCAATTCCGAGGCCGGGGTGAAGCGCCAGGAATCGCGCATCGCCCGCGCCGAGGCCGCCGTGGCACGCGAGAGGGAAGCCTTCGAACTTGTCAGCGCGGCCGAACTTGCCTCCCCGGTCGCCGGCCGCGTCTGGGAAGTGCTGACCGCGCCCGGCGAACAGGTCGCTGCCGGACAGGACCTGTTCCGTCTGCTGAACTGCTCGCAGGCCATCGTGACGGCGGTTGTGACAGAAGCGGTCTACAACAGTCTATCCACCGGAATGCCCGCGCGCTTCATCTACCGCGAGGGTGGCGACGCCGTTGCAGGCAAGGTCGTCCAGCTCAGCGGCGTGGCCACGGCATCGTCCAACTTCGCCATACTCCCTTCCGCGCTGCAGAAAGAATCCTATCGCGTGACGGTTGCGCTGGACACGGCCGGATCGGCGAACGATTGCGCTGTCGGCCGCACGGGCCGCGTCGTTTTCGGAGGCACCGGGGCCTAG